From the Maioricimonas rarisocia genome, one window contains:
- a CDS encoding NAD(P)H-dependent glycerol-3-phosphate dehydrogenase, with the protein MSIKTTILGSGAMATACSILLTDHPDQSVTIWARNPEHARNMSEQRENRRLLPGVTIPDAVEITSDLPAALDGADYLIVAIPTEFLRESLEAIAPELKENRPVISVVKGLETGTFQRPSQIIGEILGNRAVVALSGPSHAEEIARRLPASVVAASGDVALARRVQSMFSTDRFRVYTNPDLIGVELAGALKNVIAIAAGICDGLGFGDNAKSALMTRGIVEMSRFGVSQGAESTTFAGLAGIGDLITTCISPFGRNRMVGERLGKGETLDAILGSMEAVAEGVNAARSIYELADNQGIDMPITAEVYAVLFEDKSAVEATTSLMLRPPKMETPSFW; encoded by the coding sequence ATGTCGATCAAGACGACCATTCTCGGCAGCGGAGCGATGGCAACGGCCTGCTCGATTCTGCTGACCGATCATCCCGATCAGAGCGTGACGATCTGGGCCCGCAATCCCGAACACGCACGCAACATGAGCGAGCAGCGCGAGAACCGCCGGCTGCTCCCGGGCGTCACAATTCCCGATGCCGTCGAAATCACCAGCGACCTCCCGGCCGCCCTCGACGGGGCCGATTACCTCATCGTCGCCATCCCTACCGAATTCCTCCGCGAGTCTCTCGAAGCGATCGCACCGGAACTCAAGGAGAACCGCCCGGTCATCAGCGTCGTCAAGGGTCTCGAGACCGGCACCTTTCAGCGGCCCAGTCAGATCATTGGCGAAATCCTGGGCAATCGGGCCGTGGTCGCGCTCAGCGGCCCCAGCCATGCCGAAGAGATCGCCCGACGCCTGCCGGCCAGCGTCGTCGCTGCCAGCGGGGACGTCGCCCTGGCCCGTCGCGTGCAGTCGATGTTCAGCACCGACCGCTTCCGGGTCTACACCAACCCCGACCTCATCGGTGTCGAGCTGGCCGGAGCACTCAAGAATGTCATCGCCATCGCTGCCGGCATCTGTGACGGGCTCGGCTTCGGCGACAACGCCAAGTCCGCCCTGATGACCCGCGGCATCGTCGAGATGAGCCGCTTCGGCGTCTCCCAGGGGGCCGAGTCGACCACCTTTGCCGGCCTGGCCGGAATCGGCGACCTGATCACCACCTGCATCAGTCCGTTCGGCCGCAACCGGATGGTTGGCGAACGCCTTGGCAAGGGAGAAACGCTCGACGCCATCCTCGGGTCGATGGAAGCCGTCGCCGAAGGGGTCAACGCGGCCCGTTCCATCTACGAGCTTGCCGACAACCAGGGCATCGACATGCCGATCACCGCCGAAGTGTACGCGGTGCTGTTCGAAGACAAGTCGGCCGTCGAGGCAACCACCAGCCTCATGCTGCGTCCGCCCAAGATGGAAACGCCCAGCTTCTGGTGA
- a CDS encoding diacylglycerol kinase family protein, which produces MADSPRQWRSTLGQAFRAALAGLAYAVATQRNFRIHLVAAAIVCGLGIWLRIDSADWAILALAIGLVWTAEMFNTAIETAVDLASPEYHRLAKIAKDCSAGGVLTAAVTAVIVGLIVLGPPLWIRLLGTSG; this is translated from the coding sequence GTGGCGGATTCCCCGCGACAGTGGCGATCGACACTTGGCCAGGCCTTTCGCGCTGCGCTGGCCGGACTCGCCTACGCGGTCGCCACGCAACGGAACTTTCGCATCCACCTCGTTGCTGCGGCCATCGTCTGCGGCCTCGGCATCTGGCTGAGGATCGACAGCGCGGACTGGGCGATCCTCGCGCTGGCGATCGGCCTGGTCTGGACCGCGGAGATGTTCAACACGGCCATCGAAACCGCCGTCGACCTTGCCTCGCCGGAGTACCATCGGCTGGCAAAGATCGCCAAGGACTGTTCGGCCGGGGGAGTGCTGACGGCCGCGGTCACGGCGGTCATCGTCGGCCTCATCGTGCTCGGCCCGCCACTCTGGATTCGACTTCTCGGAACGAGCGGCTGA
- a CDS encoding DUF1802 family protein has protein sequence MRFDGGDRIAMTSIAPASRFALKEWAAVCAALATGRQMMLLRKGGILEETGSFEVAHRQFWLYPTQFHQSADQFVDGARPLLETVAAAEPARGQLRLTHLAVVEDVYQLDDEALLPKLADWHVLAPHVLEQRFNYREPGLYALTVRVYERSSPHELAEAPEFAGCKSWVDLGTDLPADDLTPVLVEDAFSARAEQIRSRLSGNS, from the coding sequence ATGCGATTCGATGGCGGCGACAGGATCGCCATGACATCGATCGCTCCTGCCAGCCGCTTCGCACTGAAGGAATGGGCTGCGGTCTGCGCGGCCCTGGCGACTGGTCGCCAGATGATGCTGCTCCGCAAGGGGGGCATCCTCGAAGAGACCGGTTCGTTTGAAGTCGCCCACCGCCAGTTCTGGCTGTATCCAACGCAGTTCCATCAGTCTGCCGATCAGTTCGTGGACGGGGCGCGTCCCCTGCTGGAGACCGTCGCTGCAGCCGAACCGGCACGCGGTCAGCTTCGGCTGACGCACCTGGCGGTCGTCGAAGATGTTTACCAACTCGACGACGAGGCCCTGCTGCCGAAGCTTGCCGACTGGCACGTGCTCGCTCCTCACGTCCTCGAGCAGCGGTTCAATTACCGCGAGCCGGGACTGTACGCTTTGACCGTGCGCGTTTACGAACGTTCGTCGCCGCACGAACTGGCCGAGGCGCCGGAGTTCGCCGGCTGCAAGAGCTGGGTCGATCTTGGGACCGACCTGCCGGCCGATGATCTGACGCCGGTTCTCGTCGAAGACGCCTTTTCTGCCAGAGCCGAGCAGATCCGCAGTCGGCTCTCGGGGAACTCCTGA
- the folP gene encoding dihydropteroate synthase, whose protein sequence is MSTDPDLLRTWRVADRVLSLGQFPLLMGIVNATPDSFSDGGQFLDPERAVEHARTLVSQGADIIDIGGESTRPGSDSVAPSEQLRRVIPVVSGLAQQSDVLISIDTTSAEVAREALAAGAHIVNDISGLTFDEQMVPLVANADCGVICMHIQGTPKTMQDAPCYEDVVPDICRFLEARLSVLEKAGVDPQRVVLDPGIGFGKTAAHNLEILSSVGQLRSLGRPVLIGHSRKRFLEKILGRELDERTWGTVGVSVALAAQRADILRVHDVLAVRDAVLAWHTVMSTADSPD, encoded by the coding sequence ATGTCGACCGATCCCGATCTTCTGCGAACCTGGCGGGTAGCTGACCGGGTTCTCTCGCTGGGCCAGTTCCCGCTGCTGATGGGGATCGTGAATGCGACTCCCGACAGCTTCTCCGATGGCGGTCAGTTCCTCGATCCGGAGCGGGCGGTGGAGCATGCCCGGACGCTGGTCTCGCAGGGAGCCGACATCATCGACATCGGTGGCGAGTCGACCCGTCCCGGTTCCGATTCCGTCGCGCCGTCAGAGCAGTTGCGGCGCGTCATTCCCGTCGTCTCGGGGCTGGCGCAGCAGAGCGACGTGCTGATCTCGATCGACACCACCAGTGCCGAGGTGGCCCGCGAAGCGCTGGCCGCCGGCGCGCACATCGTCAACGACATTTCGGGCCTGACGTTCGACGAGCAGATGGTTCCGCTGGTGGCCAATGCGGACTGCGGCGTGATCTGCATGCACATCCAGGGAACGCCGAAAACGATGCAGGACGCTCCTTGTTACGAAGACGTGGTACCGGACATCTGCAGGTTTCTCGAAGCACGTCTGTCGGTCCTGGAGAAGGCCGGCGTCGATCCGCAGCGGGTCGTCCTGGACCCGGGGATCGGGTTCGGCAAGACGGCCGCCCACAACCTCGAGATCCTCTCGAGCGTTGGCCAGCTTCGCAGCCTGGGGCGACCGGTGCTGATCGGCCATTCCCGCAAGCGGTTTCTCGAGAAGATTCTCGGCCGCGAACTGGATGAGCGAACGTGGGGAACCGTCGGAGTGTCTGTGGCCCTGGCCGCACAGCGGGCGGACATCCTGCGCGTCCACGACGTGCTGGCCGTGCGCGATGCGGTGCTGGCCTGGCACACCGTGATGTCGACGGCGGACAGTCCGGACTGA